TTACCGACCCCGACGATCATTCGCGTCTGTCCCGTTCTTCCAACAGCTTTCTGGCGTAGATGAGGCGCTGGACACTGGTCACATACGAGACGACACCAACGATGACCAGCGCATATGTCAGGATGTTATGTCCGGGATAGAAGTATTCGACAACGGAGCCGACGATGATAAGCAGCAGCTTCTCGAGACGGCCAACCGCGCCGACCGCGACATTCTCGAGCTTGCCCTGCGATTCGGCCGCCTCGCGCGTGTAGCTGGCGATAATCATGCCGAACAGGGCAAACATCGCCCAAATCGGATTGACGGCACCTGATAACGCGATGCCGAAGAGGATCAGTGCCTCAGCGTAACGGTCGGAGACGTGATCCAGGATGCCTCCAAACTTGGTACCGCAATTGCCGGCGCGAGCAGTCGCACCATCGAGCATATCAGTGAA
This sequence is a window from Candidatus Zixiibacteriota bacterium. Protein-coding genes within it:
- a CDS encoding CDP-alcohol phosphatidyltransferase family protein, translated to MVMQQMQQKRRITYESASIPYGKLCLRLGLTPNVLTGISFLISAGASVLYWRGELLWGAAVVCLTMFTDMLDGATARAGNCGTKFGGILDHVSDRYAEALILFGIALSGAVNPIWAMFALFGMIIASYTREAAESQGKLENVAVGAVGRLEKLLLIIVGSVVEYFYPGHNILTYALVIVGVVSYVTSVQRLIYARKLLEERDRRE